From the Teredinibacter turnerae T7901 genome, one window contains:
- a CDS encoding DNA cytosine methyltransferase, with protein sequence MKESKVFSFFSGSGFLDFGFEKAGFEIVFVNEIFKPFLDAYKYTRNNKIPEFGYSDTCIESILESEDVIETLKSNLRKCKRNGFHTGFIGGPPCPDFSNAGKHKGFKGENGRLTNVYFDLITECEPDWFLFENVEGLFKTKKHREFFDKLMEKTKSKGYIINYDVVNALEFGVPQDRERVLFFGIKRTLARKDAIENPDTETLYKSYHEIKSLNTRAYAKFSLNEIRKTSWPSTRDFTGYAGLSSPEGIIEKLTVEHWFQNNQVESHPNSKHHFKPTVGNNRFFEIKEGCVSGKSYKRLHRWRYSPTAAYGNNEVHLHPYRARRISAAESLAIQSMPRSFALPEAMSLTNMFKTIGNGVPFLMANSVAKSIKNYLRFIQE encoded by the coding sequence TTGAAAGAGTCGAAAGTATTCTCTTTTTTTTCTGGTAGCGGATTTCTCGACTTTGGTTTTGAAAAGGCCGGGTTTGAGATCGTATTCGTGAATGAAATTTTCAAACCGTTTCTTGATGCCTATAAGTACACACGGAATAACAAAATCCCAGAGTTCGGATACTCCGATACATGTATCGAATCTATCTTGGAGTCAGAGGATGTTATTGAAACGCTAAAATCAAACCTTAGAAAATGTAAGAGAAATGGATTTCATACCGGCTTTATCGGTGGACCTCCCTGCCCCGATTTTTCCAATGCCGGGAAGCACAAGGGTTTCAAGGGAGAGAATGGTCGACTAACAAACGTATATTTTGACCTGATAACCGAGTGCGAGCCAGATTGGTTTTTATTCGAAAATGTCGAAGGATTGTTTAAAACGAAAAAGCATCGCGAATTCTTCGACAAGCTAATGGAAAAAACTAAAAGTAAAGGCTACATAATCAATTATGACGTCGTTAACGCGCTAGAGTTTGGCGTTCCGCAGGATAGGGAGAGAGTATTATTTTTTGGTATTAAACGAACACTGGCAAGAAAGGATGCAATCGAAAACCCTGACACAGAAACTTTGTATAAAAGCTATCATGAAATTAAATCCCTAAACACCAGAGCATATGCCAAATTTTCTCTAAATGAGATTAGGAAAACTAGCTGGCCGAGCACAAGAGATTTTACTGGTTACGCAGGTTTATCATCTCCCGAAGGAATTATTGAAAAACTAACTGTTGAACACTGGTTTCAAAATAATCAAGTGGAGAGTCATCCAAATTCAAAACACCATTTTAAACCAACAGTCGGGAATAATAGGTTTTTTGAAATCAAAGAAGGTTGTGTTTCTGGTAAGTCTTATAAAAGACTACACAGATGGCGATATTCGCCCACAGCAGCATATGGCAACAATGAGGTGCACCTACATCCTTATAGGGCAAGAAGAATATCTGCTGCAGAATCGCTTGCTATTCAATCAATGCCTAGGTCCTTCGCATTGCCAGAAGCCATGTCTTTAACAAACATGTTTAAAACAATTGGCAACGGAGTCCCTTTCCTAATGGCAAATTCGGTCGCGAAAAGTATTAAAAATTATTTACGCTTCATTCAGGAATAG